One Sphaeramia orbicularis chromosome 21, fSphaOr1.1, whole genome shotgun sequence DNA window includes the following coding sequences:
- the sp5a gene encoding transcription factor Sp5a gives MAAVAVLRNETLQAFLQDRTPNSSPENCKHSPLALLAATCNRIGHHHGSNPTDFLQVPYDPTLGSPSRLFHPWTNEGNPQSSLASNSTFGLSSKPQLSAHIQTSFSSHHELPLTPPADPSYPYDFSPVKMLPCSMQSLQSTCPPTYVPAVSYAAPTPIPPAMPSFVTGPSGLVHQQQRQLSPNPGEDIPWWSLQQGNHVSHSSTLGPHRFQLQRGLVLGHTDFAQYQTQIAALLHTKSPLATARRCRRCRCPNCQSSTSSDEPGKKKQHICHIPGCGKVYGKTSHLKAHLRWHSGERPFVCNWLFCGKSFTRSDELQRHLRTHTGEKRFVCPDCCKRFMRSDHLAKHVKTHQNKKTKCHDKTLDHVKREDTRNML, from the exons ATGGCAGCAGTGGCTGTTCTGCGGAATGAGACTCTCCAGGCTTTTCTTCAG GATCGCACTCCAAACTCTTCTCCAGAGAACTGTAAACACTCTCCGCTGGCTCTCCTGGCTGCCACTTGTAACCGGATCGGGCATCACCACGGATCAAACCCCACAGATTTCCTCCAGGTCCCTTACGACCCGACTCTGGGGTCCCCTTCGCGTTTATTTCACCCGTGGACTAACGAGGGCAACCCACAGAGCAGCCTAGCCAGCAACTCCACTTTCGGACTATCCTCCAAGCCCCAGCTGTCTGCGCACATCCAGACCTCATTCAGCTCCCACCACGAACTGCCCCTCACCCCTCCGGCGGACCCCTCGTACCCCTATGACTTCTCCCCGGTGAAGATGTTACCCTGCTCCATGCAGTCTCTGCAGTCCACCTGCCCCCCCACCTACGTCCCCGCCGTCAGTTACGCTGCGCCAACTCCTATTCCGCCGGCGATGCCAAGTTTTGTCACGGGACCGTCCGGCCTCGTGCACCAGCAGCAGAGACAGTTGTCCCCAAACCCTGGGGAGGATATTCCGTGGTGGAGCCTCCAGCAGGGGAACCATGTAAGCCACTCTTCCACTCTCGGCCCTCATCGCTTCCAGCTGCAGAGAGGTTTAGTTCTGGGACATACGGACTTTGCGCAGTATCAGACGCAAATCGCGGCTCTCCTGCACACTAAGTCCCCTCTTGCAACTGCGCGGCGGTGCAGGAGGTGCAGGTGTCCGAACTGCCAGTCCTCCACATCCAGCGACGAGCCTGGGAAGAAGAAACAGCACATTTGTCACATACCGGGTTGCGGGAAAGTTTATGGCAAAACTTCGCACCTCAAAGCGCACCTGCGGTGGCACTCTGGAGAGCGGCCGTTTGTGTGCAACTGGCTGTTTTGTGGCAAGAGTTTCACCAGGTCGGATGAGCTGCAGAGACACCTGAGGACTCATACGGGGGAGAAGCGCTTTGTTTGCCCGGACTGTTGCAAGAGGTTCATGAGGAGTGACCACTTGGCAAAACACGTCAAAACTCACCAGAACAAAAAGACCAAGTGCCACGACAAGACACTCGATCATGTCAAAAGGGAAGACACGAGGAATATGTTGTAA